Proteins found in one Syntrophobacterales bacterium genomic segment:
- a CDS encoding Trm112 family protein, with protein sequence MPVSKELLDILCCPKCKGDIRLNDSKDGLICESCRLLYPIKDDIPVMLIDEAISIDQK encoded by the coding sequence ATGCCTGTCAGTAAAGAGTTGCTTGATATATTGTGCTGCCCGAAATGCAAGGGAGACATACGGCTTAATGACTCAAAGGATGGACTCATATGCGAGTCGTGCAGACTTCTTTATCCCATAAAAGACGATATACCCGTTATGCTTATTGACGAGGCAATATCCATTGACCAGAAATAG
- the ispH gene encoding 4-hydroxy-3-methylbut-2-enyl diphosphate reductase, whose amino-acid sequence MEVTKTEHSGFCFGVKRAINMVIKELDGTPGGLYTIGPIIHNPQMVKMLEEKGVVPIRDIFGVKEGTVLFRTHGISKEEEDYIKKNGKLRVIDATCPFVKRVRKHALYLEKNGYTVVIVGDKNHPEVKSVLSYLHNDGIVLHQSMPVRAKKIGVVSQTTLDAETFTGVVSGLVEGTEEIRVYNTICESTQIRQKEVAALSLSVDVMLIVGGKNSSNTTKLYNIAKQIQSGTYHIETEEDLRPEWFSCAKKVGITGGASTPDLIIDLVERRAKNF is encoded by the coding sequence GTGGAGGTCACTAAGACTGAGCACTCGGGATTCTGCTTCGGTGTGAAAAGGGCCATCAACATGGTAATCAAGGAACTTGACGGCACTCCCGGAGGTCTCTATACGATCGGTCCCATAATTCATAATCCCCAAATGGTCAAGATGCTTGAGGAAAAGGGCGTAGTCCCCATTCGCGATATTTTTGGAGTAAAGGAAGGTACGGTGCTCTTCAGGACTCACGGGATCAGCAAAGAAGAAGAGGATTACATAAAGAAGAACGGAAAACTGAGGGTAATAGACGCCACATGTCCTTTCGTGAAACGGGTGAGGAAGCACGCCCTCTACCTGGAGAAGAACGGCTATACTGTCGTAATCGTTGGGGATAAAAACCATCCTGAAGTGAAAAGTGTGTTGAGTTATTTACATAATGATGGTATTGTATTACATCAATCAATGCCAGTCCGAGCGAAAAAGATCGGTGTAGTGAGTCAGACTACACTAGACGCAGAGACCTTTACTGGCGTGGTGAGCGGACTTGTAGAAGGGACTGAAGAAATTAGGGTTTACAATACAATTTGCGAGAGCACACAGATCAGGCAAAAAGAAGTGGCGGCCCTTTCGTTATCTGTCGATGTTATGCTGATTGTGGGCGGCAAGAACAGTTCCAACACAACCAAGCTTTACAATATAGCAAAGCAGATTCAGTCCGGCACATATCACATAGAGACTGAAGAAGACTTGAGGCCTGAATGGTTTTCATGTGCGAAGAAAGTAGGGATAACAGGGGGAGCATCTACTCCTGACCTTATAATAGATTTGGTGGAGAGGCGTGCAAAAAACTTCTAG
- a CDS encoding histidinol phosphate phosphatase domain-containing protein — MIDLHTHSLLSDGELVPSELIRRAKVKGYRMIGISDHVDISNIEKVAGSMLKLSEKIENYEDITVLPGVEITHAPKRVIKDLITFARRLGILYVVVHGETIAEPVEEGTNREAIEGGADILAHPGIISEEDMELARKHNVFLEISGRKGHSFSNGHVAHLAKKIGARLIFNTDAHSPSDLVTEEQARKVVMGAGLSADDFYVMQENAMELAKRTLGKK; from the coding sequence ATGATAGATCTCCATACCCACTCACTCTTAAGCGACGGCGAACTTGTCCCTTCGGAACTAATCAGGAGGGCAAAGGTAAAAGGATACCGGATGATCGGCATTTCGGACCATGTGGACATCTCAAATATCGAGAAAGTGGCCGGATCCATGCTCAAACTATCTGAAAAGATTGAGAATTATGAGGATATTACCGTCTTGCCAGGGGTCGAGATAACCCATGCACCAAAGAGGGTGATAAAAGATCTGATAACCTTCGCTAGAAGACTAGGCATATTATACGTGGTAGTCCACGGAGAGACTATTGCGGAACCGGTGGAAGAGGGCACAAACAGGGAGGCTATAGAAGGCGGCGCGGACATCCTTGCCCACCCAGGCATTATATCCGAGGAAGATATGGAGCTTGCCAGAAAGCATAACGTCTTTCTCGAAATAAGCGGAAGAAAAGGTCATTCTTTTTCGAACGGTCATGTGGCGCACCTAGCGAAAAAAATAGGAGCAAGATTGATCTTCAATACGGACGCCCACAGTCCTTCCGATCTGGTGACGGAGGAACAGGCCAGAAAGGTGGTAATGGGCGCCGGGCTTTCAGCGGATGATTTTTATGTAATGCAGGAAAACGCAATGGAACTTGCGAAAAGGACACTTGGTAAGAAATAA
- a CDS encoding fructose-1,6-bisphosphatase, with translation MKPNPRLFRIVEGYMRNERREPICDFFVCHTGDNIAALFNYSLETEDEGVHKLTWNAFTAQAKIAKKQGFSGAGQDLLKNSFFGNMKGMGPATLGLTLSTDMANEFKFVMMNANYTERDLLIERTSLKRCTTYTTCCPIPSSNIEGSQRRWKGFSLNSK, from the coding sequence ATCAAACCGAACCCCCGTTTGTTCAGGATAGTGGAAGGGTACATGAGGAATGAGAGAAGAGAGCCTATCTGCGACTTTTTCGTCTGCCACACCGGAGATAACATCGCCGCACTCTTCAATTATAGCCTAGAAACAGAGGATGAGGGAGTTCATAAACTCACCTGGAACGCTTTTACCGCTCAGGCTAAGATCGCTAAGAAGCAGGGTTTTTCTGGCGCAGGTCAAGACCTTCTCAAAAATTCCTTCTTCGGCAATATGAAAGGTATGGGACCCGCCACATTAGGCCTTACCCTTTCGACAGATATGGCCAATGAGTTCAAGTTCGTCATGATGAATGCTAATTATACGGAAAGAGACCTGTTGATTGAGCGAACGTCCCTGAAGAGATGTACGACATATACGACATGTTGCCCTATTCCGAGCTCAAATATAGAAGGATCGCAAAGAAGATGGAAAGGCTTTAGCCTCAATTCAAAGTGA
- a CDS encoding bifunctional nuclease family protein: MMKEMRVAGITVDPFTNTPIVILKDIEENEALPIWIGLLEASSIATVIENIQTPRPMTHDLLKNILDRLEAEVVKIEVNNLKDHTFYALLHVKARDEKFTIDSRPSDAIAIALRTGAPIFVAESVIKKATKTDFQQKGDKVVTESTDLEDLLEGLSQEDFGNYKM, translated from the coding sequence ATGATGAAGGAGATGAGAGTAGCGGGAATCACCGTAGATCCTTTCACCAATACGCCGATCGTGATCCTGAAAGATATTGAGGAAAACGAAGCCCTTCCGATCTGGATAGGCCTTCTCGAAGCATCAAGTATCGCGACCGTTATTGAGAATATTCAAACCCCAAGACCCATGACCCACGATCTTTTGAAGAATATTCTAGACAGGCTTGAGGCGGAGGTGGTCAAGATAGAGGTGAATAACCTGAAAGACCACACATTTTATGCACTGCTCCATGTGAAGGCGAGGGATGAGAAGTTCACTATCGACTCGCGGCCCAGCGATGCTATTGCCATTGCGCTCAGAACCGGAGCGCCTATATTTGTGGCAGAGAGCGTGATAAAGAAGGCGACAAAAACAGACTTCCAGCAAAAAGGTGACAAAGTGGTCACAGAAAGTACGGATTTAGAAGACCTTCTGGAAGGCCTTTCGCAGGAAGATTTCGGCAATTATAAGATGTAA
- the cmk gene encoding (d)CMP kinase: MADGKSKDLIITIDGPSGSGKSTVAKMLAKTLGYTYIDTGAMYRGVAYAYMKAGEPTDLKVFLDDLPLRFEFGDGTKVSLNNIDISREIREPGVSLSASSLSKDRVVREYLWHIQNKLGRKGSVVLEGRDMGSVVFPDAHIKFYLDANLSERARRRYHELSSKGMEQDSGSVETEMVKRDRSDSERDIAPLVVPDGAILIDSTGINAEQVVSLMIDRIPGAGA, encoded by the coding sequence ATGGCGGACGGAAAGAGTAAAGACCTGATTATCACCATAGATGGACCGAGCGGGTCCGGGAAAAGTACTGTCGCAAAGATGCTTGCAAAAACACTCGGCTATACGTATATTGACACGGGCGCAATGTACAGGGGTGTGGCATATGCATACATGAAGGCCGGGGAACCGACAGATCTGAAAGTATTTCTCGATGACCTTCCTCTAAGGTTCGAGTTCGGCGATGGGACAAAAGTATCGCTCAACAACATTGATATTAGCCGTGAAATCAGAGAGCCAGGCGTCTCCCTGAGTGCGTCAAGTCTTTCCAAGGACAGGGTAGTAAGGGAATATCTATGGCATATTCAAAACAAGCTAGGACGGAAAGGCAGCGTTGTGCTGGAAGGAAGGGACATGGGCAGTGTCGTGTTTCCTGACGCTCACATAAAATTCTACCTTGATGCAAATCTTTCCGAACGCGCGAGAAGAAGGTATCATGAACTCTCTTCAAAAGGCATGGAGCAGGATTCCGGTTCCGTGGAAACTGAAATGGTCAAGAGAGACAGGAGCGACTCAGAGCGGGATATCGCTCCTCTTGTAGTGCCGGATGGAGCGATCCTTATTGATAGTACGGGAATTAATGCGGAACAGGTCGTGAGCCTGATGATAGACCGTATCCCTGGGGCAGGCGCTTAG
- the miaB gene encoding tRNA (N6-isopentenyl adenosine(37)-C2)-methylthiotransferase MiaB — protein MRFYIETFGCQMNDHDMDKMASILINDGYERIGNLNNADVVIVNTCAVREKAEQKFYSLMGRLRLMKKKRKMLLGITGCIAQMEKSGIKERLPFIDFSLGPSNIHRIGEAIEHASRKHTFLDFSDNEHTVPLFFKNGHIDGGIKSYITIMKGCDNFCSYCVVPYVRGRETSRESKDIIEEIQDVAGRGVKEVTLLGQNVNSYNKGQNDLSFPQLLEAINNILGIQRIRFVTSHPKDLSHELIRCFGSLEKLCEHIHLPFQSGSDRILSLMNRSYTAREYVDKIDLLRDKCPGIAITADCIVGFPGEDEAAFADTMKLVEEVKFDGIFSFAYSPRKSTVASTLPDAVPRDASLERLAALQDLQKRITLSNNKALEGKRVEVLTEDVSKNSDEDLMGRTRTNKIVNFKGDKKSMIGKLVMVSVVEGYANSLKGEKPEIEGGIE, from the coding sequence ATGAGGTTCTACATAGAGACTTTCGGGTGCCAAATGAATGACCATGACATGGACAAGATGGCTTCCATTCTTATAAACGACGGCTACGAACGCATTGGCAACCTGAATAATGCCGATGTGGTAATTGTAAACACATGCGCCGTACGCGAAAAAGCGGAACAAAAGTTTTACAGCCTCATGGGACGTTTGAGGCTCATGAAAAAAAAACGTAAAATGCTCTTAGGTATTACCGGATGCATCGCCCAGATGGAAAAAAGCGGCATAAAAGAAAGGTTGCCTTTCATCGACTTTTCACTAGGTCCGTCAAATATCCACAGGATCGGGGAGGCCATTGAACACGCCTCCAGAAAGCATACCTTTCTTGATTTTTCCGATAATGAACATACAGTCCCTCTGTTTTTCAAAAACGGTCATATAGATGGCGGCATAAAATCATATATTACCATCATGAAAGGGTGCGACAATTTCTGCAGTTACTGCGTAGTGCCCTATGTGCGTGGACGAGAGACGAGCAGGGAGAGCAAAGACATCATTGAGGAGATACAAGACGTAGCCGGACGAGGTGTAAAAGAAGTGACCCTTCTGGGACAGAATGTGAACTCCTATAATAAGGGGCAAAACGATCTCTCCTTTCCTCAACTCCTGGAAGCCATAAATAATATTCTGGGGATCCAAAGGATCAGGTTTGTCACGTCGCACCCCAAAGACCTTTCCCATGAACTAATTAGATGTTTCGGCTCTCTGGAAAAACTCTGCGAGCATATCCATCTTCCATTCCAGTCAGGCTCCGACAGAATCCTTAGCCTTATGAACAGGAGTTATACCGCCCGAGAATATGTGGATAAAATAGACCTGCTCAGGGATAAATGTCCCGGGATCGCGATAACCGCAGACTGTATCGTAGGATTTCCAGGTGAAGATGAGGCGGCATTTGCCGACACCATGAAACTGGTGGAAGAAGTGAAGTTCGACGGTATATTCTCCTTTGCCTATTCGCCAAGGAAGTCGACAGTCGCGTCGACCCTCCCTGACGCGGTGCCCAGGGATGCGAGCCTTGAGAGGCTTGCCGCCTTGCAAGATCTGCAAAAGAGAATAACATTGAGCAATAACAAAGCTCTGGAAGGGAAGAGGGTGGAGGTCCTCACGGAAGATGTCAGCAAGAATTCAGATGAAGACCTTATGGGAAGAACGAGAACTAACAAGATCGTCAACTTTAAGGGAGACAAGAAAAGTATGATAGGTAAACTGGTCATGGTAAGCGTGGTAGAAGGCTACGCAAATTCCCTGAAAGGTGAAAAACCGGAAATAGAAGGAGGTATAGAATGA
- a CDS encoding 30S ribosomal protein S1, producing the protein MVETDTLDTSAQCENTIEEMKELYETSLKSLQEGNILKGKIIDINGDAVIVDVGLKSEGKVSTSEFTAKPGEPEVQVGDEVEVMVVGREREFGLLLLSKQKVDSIRVWTNLDKAVEDGTPVEGDIISEVKSGFMVDLGGVHAFLPISQVDVKPVKNPASFVGRSLKYKVLKVNKRKGNVIVSRRILMEEEREKKRQEFWKNIKDSQVIYGFVRNITDYGAFVDLGGVDGLLHLNDITWGRITHPKEYLRVGDEVKVKVLTIDHEKERISVGVKQLKVDPWLNIEEKYPDGAKVKGKVVGIVNYGVLVELEQGVEGLLHVSEMSWDKKFKNPGKLVNKGDWVELVVLGFDKERKRISLGMKQLLPDPWEELSAEYPAGSTVNGKVKNFTDFGMFVGIGNGIDGLVHISEISWSRRKKIVSETYKKGMPVDALVLSVDKAAKKFSLSIKRLKDDPWKGLVTRYHTGDVVEGYVTSITSFGVFVEIEEGVEGLVHLSEIEDFQNKDLGDIFKLDDTIKAGILSIDERNKRIGLSIKVLNKTEEEKTTETYTKEETAFSTLGDAFVRAMNRDNPDHSL; encoded by the coding sequence ATGGTAGAGACAGATACTCTTGATACATCAGCTCAGTGCGAGAACACCATAGAGGAGATGAAGGAACTCTACGAGACTTCCCTTAAGAGTCTGCAGGAAGGTAATATCCTTAAAGGCAAGATAATAGATATAAACGGCGATGCGGTCATCGTGGATGTTGGATTGAAATCTGAAGGTAAAGTTTCTACTTCCGAGTTTACCGCGAAACCGGGCGAGCCGGAAGTACAGGTGGGGGATGAAGTCGAGGTTATGGTCGTGGGCAGAGAAAGGGAGTTTGGCCTTCTGCTTCTCTCCAAACAAAAAGTGGACAGCATCAGGGTCTGGACCAATCTGGATAAGGCGGTCGAAGACGGTACTCCGGTTGAGGGAGATATTATATCGGAGGTAAAGAGCGGATTCATGGTCGACTTGGGTGGCGTGCACGCTTTCTTGCCCATCTCTCAGGTCGACGTGAAACCGGTAAAGAACCCTGCGTCTTTTGTGGGAAGGAGCCTGAAATATAAAGTACTTAAAGTTAACAAACGGAAAGGGAATGTAATCGTCTCAAGAAGAATATTGATGGAGGAAGAAAGAGAAAAGAAGAGACAGGAATTCTGGAAAAACATTAAAGACAGTCAGGTCATTTACGGTTTCGTCCGGAATATCACCGACTACGGGGCTTTCGTAGACTTGGGGGGCGTTGATGGCCTCCTCCATCTCAACGATATCACATGGGGCAGAATAACTCATCCCAAGGAATATCTGAGGGTCGGGGACGAAGTGAAGGTAAAGGTGCTTACCATTGATCACGAAAAAGAGAGGATATCGGTAGGCGTCAAGCAGCTTAAGGTGGACCCGTGGTTGAATATTGAAGAGAAGTACCCCGATGGAGCGAAAGTGAAAGGCAAAGTGGTCGGGATAGTAAACTACGGCGTTCTTGTGGAGCTTGAGCAGGGTGTCGAAGGACTTCTCCACGTGAGTGAAATGAGCTGGGACAAAAAATTCAAGAACCCAGGTAAACTCGTGAACAAGGGAGACTGGGTAGAATTGGTCGTTTTGGGCTTTGACAAAGAAAGAAAGCGTATTTCCCTGGGAATGAAACAGTTGCTGCCCGATCCGTGGGAGGAACTGTCCGCAGAATACCCAGCAGGCTCTACGGTAAATGGGAAGGTAAAAAATTTCACCGACTTCGGTATGTTTGTGGGTATAGGGAATGGCATCGACGGACTGGTCCACATATCTGAGATCTCGTGGTCCAGAAGAAAGAAAATCGTTTCCGAGACTTACAAAAAAGGGATGCCGGTGGACGCTCTCGTCCTCAGTGTGGATAAGGCAGCCAAAAAGTTTTCCCTCAGCATAAAAAGATTGAAAGATGACCCCTGGAAAGGGTTGGTGACGCGATACCACACCGGAGATGTAGTTGAAGGGTACGTCACAAGTATCACCAGCTTCGGCGTTTTCGTGGAAATAGAAGAGGGAGTGGAAGGTCTTGTACACCTCTCTGAAATAGAAGATTTTCAGAACAAAGACTTGGGGGACATCTTCAAGCTTGATGATACTATAAAGGCTGGCATCCTGAGTATTGACGAGAGAAATAAAAGGATCGGTCTCAGCATAAAGGTATTGAACAAGACTGAGGAAGAAAAGACGACAGAAACCTATACCAAGGAAGAGACGGCATTCTCAACTCTTGGGGACGCATTTGTACGGGCAATGAACAGAGATAATCCGGATCATTCCTTATAG
- the hisC gene encoding histidinol-phosphate transaminase codes for MSLFIDNTIKKIPHYPKAMMYGLEEGWTRLASNENPYPPSRKTLSRILDALLDINRYPGGEENLKRSIAEFYKVRPDQVVLGDGSDELIEMILRALKYKEKSKVIISNPSFPFYAIASAIYGYEVEKVPLVDMKIDLPSIKKAIDKRTRVIFLNNPLNPTGTAFEEESFRIFCHDLPSDILIVVDEAYAEFSENPKFPDTFSYIGNHQVLVLRTFSKAYALAGLRVGYGVGEAPLVSYLERTRQPFSVNELALIGAKAALEDRGYLAKILMNNRKGKEFLHKALQGLSLECVPTEANFILFKIGDQAESTVKRLFEEKILVRWMGAYTLPGYVRVSIGTPEENTRFIETLSRILKNGK; via the coding sequence ATGAGTTTATTTATCGACAATACCATAAAGAAGATACCCCACTACCCCAAGGCAATGATGTACGGTCTCGAAGAGGGTTGGACACGACTTGCATCAAATGAGAACCCCTATCCCCCTTCTCGGAAGACTCTGTCTCGCATCCTTGACGCACTCCTTGATATAAACAGGTATCCCGGCGGAGAGGAGAATCTGAAGAGGTCCATAGCCGAGTTTTATAAGGTCAGACCTGATCAGGTAGTCCTAGGCGACGGGTCAGATGAACTCATAGAAATGATTCTGAGGGCGCTGAAATACAAGGAAAAGAGCAAAGTAATCATCTCCAATCCCTCATTCCCCTTCTATGCCATCGCATCGGCCATTTACGGCTACGAGGTGGAAAAAGTCCCCCTTGTAGATATGAAAATTGATCTCCCCTCCATAAAGAAGGCCATTGACAAACGGACGAGGGTCATCTTCCTCAATAACCCCCTTAACCCTACAGGTACCGCCTTTGAAGAAGAATCGTTCCGGATTTTCTGTCATGACCTACCTTCGGACATCCTGATAGTAGTCGACGAGGCTTATGCGGAGTTTTCGGAAAACCCTAAGTTTCCCGATACTTTCTCCTACATCGGTAATCATCAGGTGCTCGTGCTTCGCACGTTCTCAAAAGCCTATGCCCTTGCCGGACTCAGAGTCGGTTATGGAGTAGGCGAGGCACCTCTCGTTTCATACCTTGAGCGGACCAGGCAACCATTCAGCGTGAACGAGCTTGCCCTAATCGGCGCAAAGGCGGCACTGGAGGACAGGGGCTATCTCGCGAAAATCCTCATGAATAATCGAAAAGGTAAAGAGTTTCTGCACAAGGCATTGCAGGGCCTTTCGCTGGAATGTGTTCCCACGGAAGCGAACTTTATCCTTTTCAAGATAGGAGATCAGGCGGAAAGTACTGTGAAGAGGCTGTTTGAAGAAAAAATTCTGGTAAGGTGGATGGGCGCATACACACTTCCCGGTTACGTCCGAGTATCAATCGGCACGCCGGAGGAAAATACCCGTTTTATAGAAACCCTTAGCCGGATACTGAAGAACGGGAAGTAG
- the surE gene encoding 5'/3'-nucleotidase SurE, producing MLILLSNDDGVHSAGLTALRDVFRDKHTVYVIAPDRERTCVAHAITIHKPLRVNDLGDNVFSTSGTPADCVYIGVRTLLPRPPDLIISGINSGANMGQDVNYSGTVAAAKEGALLGIPSVSVSMNGRSNFFFTEGAKIIEEIADLIMRRPPPEGTFLNINIPNIPHGQISGFMVTRLGKRIYNDKVTVRIDPRGSRYYWIGGDGENYEPIDGTDFLAIEKGCVSITPLGLDTTSESSIEIYRTYFRRHG from the coding sequence GTGTTGATCCTTTTATCGAATGACGATGGCGTCCACTCCGCCGGTCTCACCGCCCTGAGGGATGTTTTCCGCGACAAGCACACAGTCTACGTGATAGCCCCCGACCGAGAGCGGACATGTGTGGCCCATGCCATCACCATTCACAAGCCCTTGAGGGTAAATGACCTTGGAGACAACGTGTTTTCCACCAGCGGCACTCCGGCAGACTGCGTATATATCGGGGTAAGGACATTGCTTCCAAGGCCGCCCGACCTTATCATCTCGGGGATCAACAGCGGGGCGAACATGGGACAGGACGTCAACTACTCCGGAACCGTTGCCGCCGCAAAGGAGGGTGCCTTACTCGGGATCCCTTCCGTTTCCGTCTCAATGAATGGGAGAAGCAATTTTTTCTTCACCGAAGGGGCGAAAATTATAGAGGAGATAGCTGACCTCATCATGCGCCGACCGCCGCCGGAAGGTACGTTTCTCAACATCAATATCCCTAATATCCCCCATGGGCAGATATCTGGTTTTATGGTGACAAGGCTCGGAAAAAGAATATATAATGATAAAGTGACGGTGCGAATTGATCCAAGAGGAAGCAGGTATTACTGGATCGGAGGAGACGGAGAGAACTACGAACCCATCGACGGCACCGACTTTTTGGCGATAGAAAAAGGCTGTGTCTCCATTACTCCTCTGGGTCTCGATACTACGAGCGAAAGCTCAATTGAGATATACAGAACATATTTTAGAAGGCACGGATGA
- the ahbC gene encoding 12,18-didecarboxysiroheme deacetylase, which translates to MIGVSKLYCGTVETSDPLRYGRESSRLPSHLLQFSKDKKPVVVWNVTKRCNLKCIHCYAHAEGEQERKGELSTKEGKIFLEDLAAFEVPVILFSGGEPLLREDLSELIDYAVKLGMRAVISTNGTLITEEKARIFSRHSLSYIGVSLDGIGEVNDAFRGVKWAYERAIEGIRNAKRAGIKVGLRFTINKRNYKEIPAIFDLIEKEGIDRVCFYHLVYAGRGSKLMEEDLSHDETRNVVDYILDRTKSSFDRGREIEVLTVDNHADGPFIYLRLLKEDRERAAEVYKLLMMNEGNASGVGIGCVDEEGNVHADQFWRHYTFGNVRNRPFSTIWEDTEDPLMARLKEKKRHVKGRCARCRWLPICGGNFRVRAEAMTGDIWAEDPQCFLAEQEIV; encoded by the coding sequence GTGATCGGTGTTTCAAAACTATATTGCGGTACGGTTGAAACCTCTGACCCATTGCGGTACGGACGTGAATCCTCACGACTGCCTTCTCATCTCCTTCAGTTCTCGAAGGACAAGAAACCAGTGGTGGTCTGGAATGTAACGAAGAGGTGCAACCTAAAATGTATCCACTGTTATGCTCATGCCGAAGGGGAACAAGAAAGAAAGGGGGAGCTTTCCACAAAAGAAGGGAAAATTTTCCTTGAGGATCTTGCCGCCTTTGAAGTCCCCGTGATCCTCTTTTCAGGTGGAGAGCCGTTGTTACGCGAGGATTTGTCTGAGCTTATTGATTATGCGGTGAAGCTTGGAATGAGGGCTGTTATCTCGACCAACGGGACTCTCATCACTGAAGAGAAAGCACGGATTTTTTCCCGGCATTCCCTCTCCTATATAGGGGTCAGCCTTGACGGCATTGGAGAGGTCAACGATGCGTTCAGGGGTGTAAAATGGGCCTATGAAAGGGCCATTGAAGGTATAAGGAACGCAAAGAGAGCAGGAATAAAGGTGGGCCTCCGTTTCACCATAAACAAAAGAAACTATAAGGAAATCCCCGCTATTTTCGACCTTATCGAGAAAGAGGGGATCGACAGGGTCTGTTTCTACCATCTTGTGTATGCCGGAAGGGGCTCGAAGCTTATGGAAGAAGACCTTTCCCATGACGAGACGAGAAATGTGGTAGATTATATCTTGGACCGGACAAAGAGTTCTTTTGACAGAGGAAGAGAAATTGAAGTGCTCACCGTTGACAATCACGCAGACGGTCCTTTCATTTATCTCAGGCTCCTTAAGGAAGACAGAGAGCGGGCAGCCGAAGTCTATAAACTCCTCATGATGAATGAGGGGAACGCCTCCGGCGTGGGGATCGGCTGCGTGGATGAAGAGGGGAACGTGCATGCCGACCAGTTCTGGAGGCATTATACGTTCGGTAATGTGAGGAATCGCCCGTTTAGCACGATTTGGGAGGATACAGAAGACCCTCTCATGGCAAGACTAAAAGAGAAGAAACGCCACGTGAAGGGAAGATGTGCCAGGTGTAGATGGCTCCCTATCTGCGGAGGCAATTTCAGGGTGAGGGCTGAGGCTATGACTGGAGACATATGGGCTGAGGATCCTCAATGCTTTCTCGCTGAACAGGAGATCGTCTGA
- the hemB gene encoding porphobilinogen synthase, whose product MSFPVTRPRRLRRNDKLRGLVREVAISPEHLVYPLFVKEMTEDRVPIPSMPGVFQFSVEGLIREVEDVVSMSIPAVLLFGIPEKKDDMGSGAFDEKGIVQRAVKAVKKLFGDDILVITDVCMCEYTSHGHCGAVKDGVVDNDETLKLLARSALSHVSAGADMVAPSDMMDGRVKTIREALDDNGYYSTPIMSYAAKYASSLYNPFRDAAESAPQYGDRKDYQMDPPNRREALREIELDIEEGADIIMVKPALFYLDIISAARHAFDMPLAAYSVSGEYSMIRNAAAQGLVDLKRTVLESTVSIRRAGADIIITYFAKDLSAWLKENSL is encoded by the coding sequence GTGTCCTTTCCTGTAACACGGCCGAGAAGATTGAGACGGAATGATAAATTGAGGGGGCTTGTCCGGGAGGTTGCCATATCTCCGGAGCACCTTGTATATCCTCTTTTCGTGAAGGAGATGACGGAGGATAGGGTCCCCATACCTTCCATGCCCGGTGTTTTCCAGTTCTCCGTGGAGGGGCTGATACGGGAGGTGGAGGATGTGGTGAGCATGTCCATACCCGCAGTTCTGCTTTTCGGTATTCCTGAAAAAAAAGATGATATGGGAAGCGGGGCCTTTGACGAGAAAGGAATCGTCCAGAGAGCAGTAAAAGCGGTAAAGAAGCTCTTCGGCGACGACATCCTCGTCATCACCGATGTCTGTATGTGCGAGTATACAAGCCACGGCCATTGCGGTGCCGTGAAGGACGGCGTGGTGGACAATGATGAGACTCTGAAGCTCCTTGCTCGGAGTGCGCTTTCCCATGTTTCGGCTGGAGCGGACATGGTGGCTCCCTCCGATATGATGGATGGAAGGGTCAAGACCATACGGGAAGCTCTCGACGACAACGGGTATTACTCCACTCCTATTATGAGTTACGCAGCGAAGTATGCATCAAGTCTGTACAATCCCTTCAGGGATGCGGCGGAGTCTGCCCCCCAGTACGGCGACCGGAAGGACTACCAGATGGACCCTCCCAACCGGAGAGAAGCGCTCCGTGAGATAGAATTAGACATAGAAGAGGGCGCGGATATTATAATGGTCAAACCGGCTTTATTCTATCTCGATATAATTTCAGCGGCGAGGCATGCTTTCGACATGCCTCTGGCCGCCTATTCGGTGAGCGGTGAATACTCCATGATCAGAAACGCTGCGGCGCAGGGTCTTGTCGATCTCAAGAGGACGGTTCTTGAATCCACCGTAAGTATCAGGAGAGCCGGAGCTGACATCATTATCACCTATTTTGCGAAGGATTTAAGCGCATGGCTCAAAGAGAATTCCCTTTAA